GCTCTTAGCAAGCGACAGAGGGCACATACAGGCTAACTTTGAGATCGCGAAAGCGTATGAAGCTCTTTGCCGTGATTACTATGCACGAAGGGAGGTTGTGCATGGTTTATAAGTGAGAGGTAGACTTGATGCTTCTTTTCATGAGGCATGTAAGTAAAGAGGATATTCATGATGACGAATTCGAGTTGAAGAGAATTATGGCTCATTCTTACTACATCATTCTTGCTGTGATGAGACCCATCATAGGTGATACAAGTCTGACAAGTGACACGACAAAAGCTCCCGCCGCGCCTTATGCCACCAAGTTGAGATGCTGCATTTCCCTGGTCTTTGAAGTGCATTGAGTTGGTGGGGTTGGTGTGTCAAGAGGTGGTCAACACATCTCCTACAGGTCACAGTAGCCCTATCGCAAACGCATTTGTGGCTCTGAAGGCTATCGCCTTTATCAGTGCTCCCTTATCGTTGAAACGCATACTGTGGATATATGTTAAGTGTAGCCTTGAAGTAGTGAGCTTCCGAAGTGATAAAACTGTTACAAACACTCAATACAGTCGTTTTCGTCGTCAACGTCACTGAGGTCATACAGTCATCTCTGCATTATATGCCGTGTGAGTCTCGGATGTACCTACCCATACAATCGGGTTTTAATTGGCTCTAACTAGAGCGGGGTAGTGGTGCAAAGGGACAATAGAGATAATGAGTTCTATTCCGAAACATGGATCCTACGACAACGAGGCCGCACCGTTAGCAAGAGATGAGTGAGGAGCTGCAAACCAAAAGTTTTTGTTGTTCTAGACGACATCAAGCCTGGTGATTTGAGCTAGCTAGGTAAGTCATGATCCTCAACTAGTCCCATAAGTGAAATATCCAACTTACACTAACATTTGAGTGCCGTATCGAATGAGGGGCTCATGTTAGTGTTGTCTCGTCATAAGGTCCCCAAGCATCAAATGCCGGTCCGGCTATCAATACAAGAATGTCTTGCGGCCGCAAGCACCCGATTGTACCTTATCGAGTTTCACCCGAGCGAACACGAGAACTAAACCGTCACAGCATAGGAGTAGATATTGAGGCCTGATGTAACACAGGTGTTTATCGGGATGTGAGCCGATCGTTACGGAAAATCCACAATGAGGATTATCATAGTCCAATCGCCCTCCCACTTCCTAGAAACGACTAGTGATAAAGAGGCCATTACTTCCTGTGTTCTCCAATATCTTGAACATAAAGTAGAAAGAAGTGTCACATCTTTGAAGTGTTCCTCCCACTGACAGCAAAGACATAACTTGAAGGACCAATACCAAACCCCTAAATCTCATACACCCATATTCCAAACTCTTTTTTTGCTTCTATTGTCACTATGGCCGAGATGGAACTCCAGCACTTTGCCGACAGAATTGTTGTTGGCGATGAGAGACGGCCTAACCCCGTGGCCAGAAACCTGCGTGACGATGCAGATGGAACTATCCTCGTTGGCCAGATGCGCCAGGCTGCACTTATGCAAATAGGCACATTGATTTGGCTGATGATAAATGTCGAGTTACTCTCAGCGGACTGGGCTTTCCAGTTCAGTATTGAGAACGAGAGTAATGGCACACGCACAAAGGAGGAGACAACCGAGATTGGAATGAATGTTTCCTCAGGCCGAGAGGTCTCTAATTCTGTTTATGCCAGTGCTGGATTCACTGGCTTCGGTTTTTCTGCTCAGGTCGGCGGCTCCACTGAGACCAAGACTTTCTCTACGTTGGAGACGTCATCTATCAGGACCGTGAGAGACACTTATGTTTGCCCCCCTCACTCCAGCATCTTTGTGTACAAAAGAAGATACAAATTTCGATGCAGAACTTGGTTTCTTGCACCGGGGGTCCATGCATGGGTGGAGAACCCCAATGGCGTCAAGATCGAATCCCAATTCGAGAACGAGATTATCGCCAACCAGGAGTTGATCAGCCCAGTTGCGTTGACAAACATCGGTCGAATCACCAACAGCAATCCCTCTGGCCTCACACTTCCCACTCGAGGGTGGAAGATTGATAGAAACAGCCCTTGGCAAAGGTGGTACGAGATCACTCGTGAACTGTATCCCTGGGTTCGGTAGCTTTAAGCGGCGAAGCGTTGGTTGCTTGGTGTACCCGCAATTCTGATGTCAGGCAATGGAGCATGTACAGAGACAAAGATGCAACAGGAAGTGCTTGCTGTAGGACTACGTTGCTTGAGCTTCTTATTTCCTAATCACGGCTGTTAATCTTTTGCAGGACTTCTTTCCACCGGTACGGCAGTGTCACTCTATTGCTATCAAGCTCGAAAAATTGGGAAGATCTGGAGACAAACCACACAGAATGTATTTTGTTCCTTACTGTCTTTACTGAGTTTTTACTTGTCATCATCACACTTCTTTTCTAGCTGGTATTGATGGGTACCGATCAATCACACGCTCATTCATTCACTACTGCTCACTCACCATGGGATCAACATTTGACCGTAGTGACTGTTATTATAGGGAATAAATGTCTGCTTTGACACTGAGTCATAAAGTTTTATCTGGGGCATGAGATCGAAGAGACCATTAGCGATGATATTTGTCTTACATTACTTACTCGGAGTTGGTTCAGTTCGAAATCTGCCTACGCCGACGAATACGCCTCGGCGGGTAGACTGCACGCATGATTGGTAGTCTCTACCCAATAAGGCGACAGGCGAACTATCAGCGAAAACGCGTTTGAGGCTGAAACATGACATCCATCACCCGCCCCGCGTCGTAATCCATTTCTTCTCAAAACAAAACACTCCAGAAAGCCAACACGGTAGAGATACCTCGAAAAAAGGTTTCTTGGAAGTTTTCACCGGCTGTCGAGTCAAGATTACCCTACGAGGAACGGATTCTAGTAGCAAACCCCAATTAATACTCGACGACAGTGACCTCAACAATGACAGAACGCCAGTCGCCAGAGACAACTGCTTCCCGTCGGTTTCCACTAGGCATGAAAACCTTACACGACGATCCAGATGCAGTTGCCGACATTTGTTTTGTGCACGGCTTAACTGGAGGTCGCAGGAGTGCATGGACAACCCATCAGCAGTCAGATACGTGGCTACAGACACTACTCCCTTCTCACCTCAACAAAGTCCGCATCCTGAGTTTTGGATATGACCAATATACAACAGCGACTTTCCAAACTGGACACAGTAACGAGTACGATCGAAACGGTTATCTCCGTCGCCATCGCCACCAGGACGTTACCATCAGGCGGCCCGAGTCACAACCGAGCGACATTCTGCAAATTTCAAACGAGATACTTGCTCCATCAGTATCCCCAGAGTCTACCAGTTCGCCAGCAAGCTTCTTCATATCTCGTCCATGTTATGTGTTGTGCTTTTTGATGTTTCTTGTCATCGGGGGAAGTGCTAGCCTCGGGATATACTACAGCGTCCGGTATGACAAGATGGGAGACGGGTTCACGGCTGCGGGACGGATTGTTGCGATTGGCACTTTGGTGCTAGCCGGGCCATTGGCTCGGCACTATCCTCATTGTTCATGCTGGGGTACGGAGAAACCGTACTATGCTTACGAGCTTCGTCGCATGGGGACACTACCAAGCCCGGAGGATCACTTGTTTGGGACAGGCATATAAGATATACTGTGGTAATCGTTCATGATTCAAGTTCAAATAGTTAGGTCACTTCCAATATGTCAGGTGCAACATGATTCTTCTTCACTACCGAGGCAAGCCTCAGCAAGCAATGAAAAAAAAGCCTGTCAGACGTCCATCAATGCCCGTCCTAAGCGCGCGCCCGAAGGCAAGACCGCTCTCAGGACCGAGATCATCAAGAGTAACATCTCTCTATACAGCAACCACACGAAGTGATCACCGCCATCCTTGCGGACAGATCGAGAGGACCAAAAAAGGGTATTCACTCTAGGGCATCGAGGATATTCATTCATCAACCAGGGTGGGATCTGTGGCTCTTTTAGGGAACCAAGAGAAGGTCGAATACTATAGAAATGATTCTCTGAAGTATTGTCgacatgaagaagaaaagaaaaaaaaaattctAAAAGGTCGACGGCGATGGTTACTTTTATAGAGAGTTGGTGTGGAGTCTGTTAGTAAGCAGAGTGGACAGCTCGTTGCAGAGTTTTCACTGAGAGACCGAAAACTCGGCCAAATTCACGTTTATCCGCAGCGAGGCTGACTAGCGAATGGGTACAGTGATgaaaattcttttttaattctaCAAGTCCCATTTGTATTGCTAATTGTATTGTTTTATTCGctggtgatgatgctgtCTTTTTGCAATTATGTACAACGAATTGAGTCGAGTGTCTCATTGGCCAATGGGGTATCCATCAGCGGAAGCTTGTTCTTCCGGATGAGTAATTATTGAGAGCCAATCAAGGATGGTCAGGCTCGTCATAGCAAAATGTTTGAAGTCAGGCTCATCAGATGAAAGACTGTGACAATTGTAACGCTGGATCATAGGCAATCCCTTATGTCACTGTATAATGCACATAgataaaaagacttttttCTATGTCTATATAGATTTAGTCTGTGACTCATCATGTATGGCTGCAATAGCCATTAAAGGAACATTTAAAGATTTCATTAATCAAGTGTAGGGTGACAAGTGGGTATGGACATCACAGCCAAGACATACAAGCGTAGAGGATAACTACTATCTTGTATCGATACAGATGTTAATCGAGATAACGATAACGATAAAATAGTAATGATAAGCTTATCAATGGCTTAATTATTCTCCGCGATTGTCTTGAACTGTTTCACAGGCGCTATGCAACAGGCTACTCCATCCCCATGGAACGGCGGTTAATCAATGTAAACGAACATGTTGGCCGCACCAAAGGAAACATGCATATTCCCAAGACATGGTAATCTCGGGTATGGTCATATTATTATAACCCGTCCCCGAAAAGAATCCCATCCTTCCTTCAGCTATCTGCTGTACAACAACCACCAACATCCAATTATCTGtggttgagaaggaggaggaatgAAAACTAGACTACAATTGGTCCACAGTCCCGACCCAGGTAGCCAAGATATGCCAAGATAGCCCATTCTTGTTAGCAAGAAATTACACTATCAGCACTATCGATGCCAAGTTGACTGGAAACTGAGTCCGTTGTAAAGCCAAGAATTCGCATCTCAGATTCCCCCAACAAAACCTTGTTCGAAGCCGTTTGGTTCCCCCGCAAACTCCTTCGACCGAACTCGTTGTAACCTTGAGTTTACTTATGACTGATGCCAAGATAAAAGACTGCCGGCAGTGGGACACGGGTATTTTCCAGTTTCTATGGGGTACGCACGGTTGCGCTCTTAATATCTTGTACCCAGTGTAAACCCAGCCTGAACGCGTACATATCTCCACGTCTTCTCGTAGCTCAGTATCACAACATGCAGTAGCTTCAATTCCTGCATACGATGCACTTTTGTTGGTCTCCTGCATCGATGGCAAAACATCCAAGACCCGACTATTGATAATAAAATTAGCTGGCGCAAGCCTGACGGTGAGCTTCTTGGCATTTTGGGCCAATTCTCGACCACCGTAATTGTGCGTTGGACCCAAGGTATGTCGGATGAGAATGTCTCGGTTCCTTACAGATTGGGGAATCCCAGTATCGTTACGCTTCGCAAACACGAAGGCCAGCTCTTCACCGCCGGGAGATTGCATTGTGTATTTCGCCACTGGTGAGCTGAGCAACATTTGGCTGCAGAAGGATATGAGCTTGGAGGCGATAAGGACATCGGTCTGAATTGATCTCGTTATCGTCAACGAACCGGTCCGCGCTTTGGTCAAGTCACCCAGACCGACTTCCCGTGACAGGCATTCTGCGACGTAGCCTACATCGAAAGGATTGTCAACCGTAAAATCGGCAATGGGAAGAAATCCCCACACTTGAACCACAAGAGAATTCCCACTTCCATCTTGAGAATAATCAATAATGCGTCAGTTGGGCATATGTTGATAGAAGTGCATGTAAATATATGTGGCGATGAGTGTCTGGAGTATCAGAGGAGAAATGAGCCAACTGAATTGCTAATGCGAAATTCCGTAAGATTAAAGAACAATATCGCCTGTCCTGCAGAAGAAATAGCTTCTCATAGCTTTATAAGTTTGCTTGGTAGTGCTGTATTAAGAAATGGATATTGTTAAAATAGTCGCAACCAAGCAGCGAAACTTTGGCCTTACCACCAGCCCCGTCGTCAATATCATATAATACAAGCCCTATAGCTCCTCCAGAGTTGAATTGCCTCTGAAATACCATAAATCGTGTCCCATCTTCATGCTAGAATTCTTCTTATCGTTGTCCGCGTTTAGCTGAGTTTCACCTTGAGGAGTAACCTGGAAGCCGCAGGGTGCCACGATAACCTCTGGGAGCTATCCGAATTAGACACTCAATGCCTTGTAATATGACAACGTATAGTATTACATGAGAAGTACTGAACTCATTTGCATGGAAAGAAAATTTCAGTGAAACCATCAAAATTGTGAAAGTATTTGGAGACGCTCAGACTTGGTTCCCCTCATACTACTCCAAAGACACCACGTCACGCTAGCCAAGGTCGACTTGTCATGTGTCACTGCGAGATGCAGATCAAACGGTTTGAAAGGGATCCCGGCCACATGGGAGTTAGTTTTGGGAAGGTGAGTACCAGTGCAACGGGTCGGTAGAGTTGCTCAGCAGAGAATTGAATGCCATGCATGTAAAACTGGACTTTGATAGATGTCGTTTTGGGAAGACATGGAGGATTAATGTGTTATCACAAGCTCTGTCGGGACGGGAGATGGGAGTTCCATGGCCGATGAACATTAGCTTGTCGTCAGAGGTCTCGGGTGATTGATATTTTCGGGGATCTAATACGAAAACTCATGTCTATGCTATAAAGTCTGGCTTATTAAGTACGTCACAATCTCGAAGACTCAGGGAGACACTGCTGGAGAATGAGTAATCGCTTGAGAAGCTAGGTATATCTTTAGAAAAGTCTCAATTTACAATCTCACTTTGTTCAGGCTTGGCAATTAACGCAATAGATAGAGATTATCTGTGCCATAATCCCCATTTCAACCATTAAAGTCCAATGCAAATCATTATCTTCTTGTACCCACCTCGGCAAAATCGGCAGCTATCGCAAGAAGATCACAACTTGCCAGCCGCCAAAGCCATGATTAACGACGATCTCGTGTCTCAGTCTTTCCACAATTGGGTGCGCGGTAAGACGTTCAAGTCCAAGCGTAGTGTGAGACCAGGCCAGGTCAGTTTAGCCAGTGGGTAATTGTGAGGGACAAAATCCACTGTAAATCCAGTGGAGCTGTGGGGTAATCTTTTCTCTTCGGTGGAGGATTTACCTCCAAATTCCCGCTTTTTAAAGGCGGTAAAGACGGGGTGAGTAACATGGGGTTCCGTTCCAAGGCTGCTGTGGGACAGGACAAGATAATGCAACACAAATAGCATCACACACATGACACAAAGACCAATAGGAGCAAAAAATGTGTCATGAAACCGACGCAAGAATGTGACAATGACCAACAGTTTTGTTCCGGGGAGGAAGAAATCACAAACCGTACTTTTTTTTAACGGACATGTAACACCGAATGCGGAGAAGAACGACAAAAGGCAAACGAGGAGAAGAGGGAACATAAACCAAGGGGGGGAAAAGCCACCCCTGACTCGTGTTACTCGGCGGATTGTCCCCCGGGCGGGGTAGAAATTGTCCGCCCAATAATCAAGGAACCAACAGAGACAGGGCAATCTCAGTTATCTTACAGAGTACATACATAGAGACAAGTACAATATAAACAATATGGTAAGGGAGAGCACAGACAGGCAAACAAACAATCAACTATCCGTATCACCCTCCTTACCAACGGCAGCCATGTGAGTTCCACGTGTCTCACAATGTTACTGCAAGTAGGTAGGCTAAAAGCATTGTCAAAGAGACCAACCAGTAACAAAGAGGGGAACGTCAATTAAGCATAATCTCATCTCATACATGATACACgtggagaaatgtcagattCGGTCTTGGGTTCAAATACCAAGCCGAATAAATGATCGGTCTACATCCGCCCGGCTAGAAATAAAGAATGACATGGTCCAAGAAATGGAATAACCGAGAGATTTAAACCAAAAGCAGTAATATTTCCATCTGTCCGAGTCCTCTCGCGTTGGGAAGGGTGCAGTAGGTAAAGGTAGCCAAGAGAAAACAGAAACAAGACATCATCTCTTTGGCAAACCAAGCTTACTTGCCAAGATTGGGATGCGTTGTTATGACTTCCGAATGCAAAGTGCCAAGTCCGACTTGGACTGGGGTAGCGTCACCTGATAATATGCGCTCCCAAAAGACATAATCCATCTGTTGGTCCCAGTGGAGTATCGAGATCCAACTATACGCTTGGCTATAGTCTTGGCTATGCCCATAGCCTTGGCGAAGCACACAACCCCCGTCACAGTAAAACGTAACAGTATTTCTCCACAAAGCTTAGCCCCCCCTTAGATTCGACTGTCTGTATCTTTCCCCAGTTTGCCCCAGActctgttttttttttctccttCCTAGTAGCCCACTTCTCCTCGATTTCCCTCCTCCCCCAAGTTCCCACACCCAAACCCACAAAGATCCCATACACCAACCATGAACATTCTCTCTTGGCGTCTGGGGGCGTCTTGGCCCTCCTTTGGACCGGGTTTCCTGCGTAATTCGGATTAGAATGTCTGGGCATTCATACCCCGCGCGGCGTATCTGCTTGCAACCATTACGAGGGACGCGAAGGATATAAAAAAGGAGCTCCTCTGTCCCCCCAGTCGCGTCTCTCGAGTCAGTCAGctctgcatcttcaactcttttttttctttcttctacTCTCTGTCAACCCTTTACATTCCGGGAGAGTCAGTGATCTTCTTTTGAGCCTTGTCTCAGGCTTAGTCCCTGCCCATCATGGCCGCTGGCGTTGAGAGTGACCGGTACTCTCCtaccaaggaggaggagggcaTCGCTACCAACAGCGATGGTCCCGTCAACGAGACTTCGGTCCCTTATGTCTCTGAGGAGACTGAGAACCGTATCTTGAAGAAGCTTGATCTACGCATCATTCCCATGGTTTGCTGGATCTACCTCATGAACTTTATGGACCGAGGTGAGTTTTAGTCCACGAAAAGACATCGCAGGATCGATGACTGACAATCTGACATAGTCGGTATCGGCAATGCTCGTCTCTATGGTATGGAGGACGAGCTCGGTTTGTCTGGTAACCAATTCCAATTGTCTGTGTCGATTCTTTTCGTCACCTATTGTGTAAGTCGCGACAGCCACTCCATTACGACAAGCAGCTAACAATTATCTCTAGTTGTTCGAAACCCCCTCCAACCTTATCATCAAGAAGATGCAGCCCGCTCGATATATCGCCGGTCTATGTTTCTTCTGGGGTATCGTTGCTATCTTCACAGGTTTCGTTACCAATCTGGGATCTCTGATTGCTTGCCGACTTCTCCTCGGTACCTTTGAGGCTGGACTATTCCCCGGTATCATGTTAGTACCTCCAAGGATTGACACAAGAAAGATTCACTGACAATTCCTAGGCTGTACCTTACTACCTTCTACCACAAAAAGCACATCTCCCTCCGAAATGCCTACTTCTACTCCATTTCCGCCATCTCTGGTGCTGTCGGTGGCCTCGTCGCTCTCGGTATCGGCGAGCTGGATGACTGGGACTGTGAAGGATGTGGTGCTGGCGGATGGCGAGCCTGGCGATGGATCATCACCGTCAACGGCATTCCCACTGTCCTGACTGCTTTTGCCGTCCCCTTCGTCCTCCCCAATACGCCCGCCACAGCCAAGTGCCTCACCCCAGAGGATCGCCAGGCTCTTATCGATCTTCGGGCCGCCGAGATTGGTCAGACGGCATCTGGTCAGGAGATGCACAAGGAGGATGTCATTGCCGCCATCAAGGACTGGAAGATTTGGGCTCTTTCCATCGCTCAGTACTGCAGTCACTCGGTGCTCTACAGTTTCAGTGTCTTCTTGCCTACCATCATCCGAGAGATGGGTGACTGGACTCCCAAGCAAATCCAGGGTCTCACCGTTCCTGTTTACGTCGTTGGGTTCATTACCTACCTCATTTGCGCCAGAATTAGCGATAGAACTCAGCAGCGAGGTATTTTCTGTATCGGTGGTGGACTCGTCATGATGCTCGGCTacatcctcctcatcatcggccACAGTCAGGCCATGAGTTTCGCCGGTTGCTTCATCGTCGCCATTGGTCTTTGGACTGGTTCAGGGTCAGGTATGGCCTGGATCACTGTTAACCAGCCCCGATACGGCAAGCGTGCTTTCGCCAGTGGCATCTTTATCACCATTGGAAACTCTGCTGGTGTCGCCGCTCCTTTCCTCTTCAGCAGACAAGACGAGCCTCACTACCGCCCTGGATACGCTGCTACCATCGGTATGCTTGCCCTCGCCGTGTGTATCCACACCACTGTCTACTTTCACTTCCGCCGTCTCAACAAGAGAAAGCTGTCTGGTCAGGAGGATTGGAGAATGGAGGGTAAGACTGAGGAGGAGATTGCTGAGATGGGCGAGTACAACCCCCGCTACTTGTACACCCTGTAAAGCGTCGCCCTTGACGTTTATTTGGAATAGAAGAGCATGAATTTGAGTTTTGTCTTATGACTTGGGGgactttagtattattacagAGTTTGCTAGGCGCGATAGAGGATACCTGCTACAATCTGAATTGAAAAGTTTTTCAACATTTAAATGTCCGTTGACATGGATGATGTTTTGCTACGTGAAACCAGTGATCGAACACACGAGTACAAGACACAATTTCTTTCAGCTGCTGCTGGAAAATCCACCTCTTTAATGGTATTTTCTCACGATTAACACAACCTTAATTGTCGGGGCTATTGGAGTCGCCTACACAACTGGGCTGTTCGTGCCCAGACTGGTGCGACAGACAGACAACCACAAAGCCGGTGATAATCGTCAGTCGTCTCTGGCTATGGTTGCCTCTCTCTATAGTCTCTAGCCACCAGGAAGTCTTCAACGAATAAACAGTTTCAGGTACTGTGGTCTAGTTGGTTATGACATCTCGTTAACACCGAGAAGGTCCCCGGTTCGAGCCCGGGCAGAACCTCATTTTTTGGTATCTACTCAAGATTGAAGAACTGTTTTATTGGCTCGATCATAATATGATGGTGGAGGTGTTTCATTTTTGTCTGTTCCATTTTGATGCCGTCTTCAATagaatactttatctataaCTTGACAATGTTGTGCCTAAACACTCTTTTTTCATTGCATCTTGTGTTCATTTCGGTATTCTTCAACTCTGAAGAATGTTCTGAACGTTTTTAGGACAAtgtgttgctgctgtcattCCTGTATCTAATGCCAAGTTACAGACTCAATTTCACGAGGCGCCATAACAATTCTTGTGAGTTGTGATCAAAATCCCGTGGCAACGAGGTGACGCAATTGAGACCATCACGACTCTTGGCCTAGTAATACTCTCTTGGCTTTATACTTCAGTGTCCTTGTTTAAAAAGTCCTTGGCATTGATGATGAAAGCGGCGCACGAAGCCCACCAATATGAGAAAGCTCACCATGACGTGGGGAAAAACACTCATCATAACTCGTGaggggaggaggaagaggggtATTGCAATTGAGTGCGGAGTTAGAACCCTCTAACTAGTCACCAAGGGAATAGCGTTCTGTAGTATAGTCTATTTTCTCGTAACAATGTGGTGGACTCTTGGGGTCAGGTGGGGGAATTGCTAAGGCCACGGTAATATCATTTCGGAGATAGACAATATTAATGTCTCCAACTGTATCCGTAGCGCAATGACTCGTAAAGCAAAACATTGCAAGGTATAGACGACCGGAAATAAACTAACTAAACTAGCAATGTGCCGGGATCATGACTTGTTACCGTTACAGCAAGTTGACTGTGGAGAGTGCTTGACGAATAGTCCCATGCACTAACCTCTGGTTCATATCATCTTCAAAGCTCACGCCCGAGTCCAGAGAATTGCGCGGTATGAACCGCATCAGGTAGAGCGAGCGACGAAACTGCTCATAAATCCACTGTTTGTGTCTCTGCAGTTCAGGTGATAGTAACTGCGAGCAAGAGTCTTCGAAAAGACTAATGAGGTTAGATAAAACACTCAAGGCGGCAATTGGGCCATGGATGAGATTATGACGATTGTGATCGATCCTCGAAACGTAATGA
This Fusarium poae strain DAOMC 252244 chromosome 3, whole genome shotgun sequence DNA region includes the following protein-coding sequences:
- a CDS encoding hypothetical protein (TransMembrane:12 (i47-64o84-104i116-135o147-166i178-199o219-239i293-312o324-342i354-372o378-401i413-433o445-466i)); translation: MAAGVESDRYSPTKEEEGIATNSDGPVNETSVPYVSEETENRILKKLDLRIIPMVCWIYLMNFMDRVGIGNARLYGMEDELGLSGNQFQLSVSILFVTYCLFETPSNLIIKKMQPARYIAGLCFFWGIVAIFTGFVTNLGSLIACRLLLGTFEAGLFPGIMLYLTTFYHKKHISLRNAYFYSISAISGAVGGLVALGIGELDDWDCEGCGAGGWRAWRWIITVNGIPTVLTAFAVPFVLPNTPATAKCLTPEDRQALIDLRAAEIGQTASGQEMHKEDVIAAIKDWKIWALSIAQYCSHSVLYSFSVFLPTIIREMGDWTPKQIQGLTVPVYVVGFITYLICARISDRTQQRGIFCIGGGLVMMLGYILLIIGHSQAMSFAGCFIVAIGLWTGSGSGMAWITVNQPRYGKRAFASGIFITIGNSAGVAAPFLFSRQDEPHYRPGYAATIGMLALAVCIHTTVYFHFRRLNKRKLSGQEDWRMEGKTEEEIAEMGEYNPRYLYTL
- a CDS encoding hypothetical protein (TransMembrane:2 (i145-167o179-196i)), encoding MTERQSPETTASRRFPLGMKTLHDDPDAVADICFVHGLTGGRRSAWTTHQQSDTWLQTLLPSHLNKVRILSFGYDQYTTATFQTGHSNEYDRNGYLRRHRHQDVTIRRPESQPSDILQISNEILAPSVSPESTSSPASFFISRPCYVLCFLMFLVIGGSASLGIYYSVRYDKMGDGFTAAGRIVAIGTLVLAGPLARHYPHCSCWGTEKPYYAYELRRMGTLPSPEDHLFGTGI